The Thiosulfativibrio zosterae genome has a window encoding:
- a CDS encoding PhoH family protein, producing MFRLSTPLNTIQFQLSPEDNAALQNLSGWHGEHLDQIELRLGVEINLFSFQVSVIGLPDRLIKAEQAIRDLFELAQNETLSPQKVHMTLQSYGTDEAQPINELQALIKTRRKVIKTRNPNQFAYVKAIAENDINFGIGPAGTGKTYLAVACAVQALENEEVRRIILTRPAVEAGEKLGFLPGDLSQKIDPYLRPLFDALYETLGFETVEKLIEKNIIEIAPLAFMRGRTLNESFILLDEAQNTTTEQMKMLLTRIGFGSRAVITGDITQCDLPKHQKSGLRHAIEVLEGVPGIGFSFYQAKDVVRHGLVQKIVQAYEFYDKRQAEQAQRG from the coding sequence ATTTTTCGCTTGTCGACGCCCTTAAATACCATTCAATTTCAATTGTCGCCCGAAGATAATGCAGCTTTGCAAAATCTGTCGGGTTGGCATGGCGAGCATCTGGACCAAATCGAATTGCGCCTGGGTGTAGAAATCAATCTGTTTAGCTTTCAGGTAAGTGTGATTGGTTTGCCCGATAGGCTCATAAAAGCAGAACAAGCCATTCGTGATTTATTTGAACTGGCACAAAACGAAACCTTGTCCCCTCAAAAAGTCCATATGACACTGCAGTCTTATGGCACAGATGAAGCTCAACCCATTAATGAGTTGCAAGCCTTAATCAAAACTCGCCGCAAAGTCATTAAAACCCGCAATCCCAATCAGTTTGCCTACGTAAAAGCCATTGCCGAAAATGACATTAACTTTGGTATTGGCCCAGCGGGAACGGGCAAAACCTATTTGGCGGTGGCTTGTGCAGTACAAGCGTTAGAAAATGAAGAAGTTCGCCGCATTATTTTGACGCGGCCTGCGGTAGAAGCCGGTGAAAAATTGGGTTTTTTACCTGGCGATTTATCCCAAAAAATAGACCCTTATTTGCGCCCTTTGTTTGATGCCTTGTATGAAACTCTGGGGTTTGAAACGGTTGAAAAACTGATTGAAAAAAATATTATCGAAATTGCCCCTTTAGCCTTTATGCGTGGGCGAACCCTTAATGAATCCTTTATTTTGCTCGATGAAGCGCAAAATACCACCACTGAACAAATGAAAATGTTGCTCACGCGTATCGGCTTTGGCTCGCGCGCAGTCATTACGGGCGATATTACCCAGTGTGATTTGCCCAAGCATCAAAAATCTGGATTGCGCCATGCCATTGAAGTGTTGGAAGGTGTGCCTGGCATAGGTTTTTCGTTTTATCAAGCCAAGGATGTGGTGCGCCATGGTTTGGTTCAAAAAATTGTACAAGCTTATGAGTTTTACGATAAACGCCAAGCTGAACAGGCGCAAAGGGGGTAG
- the ybeY gene encoding rRNA maturation RNase YbeY, whose translation MLWIDLQWGIDEQPLPSLEQCKTWVAAALVGEQKLVETELTIRIVDAAESQELNRDYRGKDKPTNVLSFEFENPPGLADLGEELPYLGDLIICASVVEQEAAEQKKSLEAHWAHMIVHGTLHLQGYDHIEDDEAEEMEALEIEIMQGLGYANPYETE comes from the coding sequence ATGTTGTGGATAGATTTACAATGGGGGATTGATGAACAGCCTTTACCCAGTCTTGAACAATGCAAAACCTGGGTGGCTGCAGCCTTAGTTGGTGAGCAGAAATTAGTAGAAACCGAGCTGACCATTCGCATTGTTGATGCAGCAGAAAGCCAAGAATTGAATCGCGATTATCGTGGCAAAGACAAACCCACCAATGTGCTGTCTTTTGAATTTGAAAATCCACCAGGCCTAGCTGATTTAGGCGAAGAGTTACCCTATTTGGGCGACTTGATAATTTGTGCCAGCGTGGTAGAGCAAGAGGCGGCCGAGCAAAAAAAATCGCTTGAAGCCCATTGGGCGCACATGATTGTGCATGGCACCTTGCATTTGCAAGGGTATGACCATATAGAGGATGACGAGGCTGAAGAAATGGAAGCTCTCGAAATAGAAATTATGCAAGGATTGGGTTATGCCAATCCCTATGAAACCGAATAA
- the leuS gene encoding leucine--tRNA ligase has product MTPEMQHEYQPQSIEAAIQKVWEQEQVFAAQEDASKEKFYCLSMFPYPSGKLHMGHVRNYTIGDVIARFQRMQGKNVLQPMGWDAFGLPAENAAMQHQVAPAKWTYENIDYMRNQLKSLGLGYDWNREVATCHPQYYRWEQWLFTRLMQKGLVYRKLSVVNWDPVDQTVLANEQVIDGKGWRSGVPVERKEIAQWFLRITDYAEELINDLDQLEGWPEQVKTMQKNWIGKSTGLEIQFPIASGLDARTENLKVYTTRPDTLMGVTYVAIASDHPWSRKASINNEPLAQFIEECSHISTAEADVETMEKKGVDTGIRVKHPITGEVVPVWAANFVLMGYGTGAVMSVPAHDQRDYEFAKKYGLNIKAVIAPNADEMADVSEAAFTEKGILVNSGQFDGLDFAQALDAMAEALGALNLGEKQTNYRLRDWGVSRQRYWGCPIPVIYCPACGALPVPEKDLPVYLPEDVVPDGAGSPLAKLDSFKKCNCPQCGGPANRETDTFDTFFESSWYHARYTSRNSTDGMLDKAAADHWLPVDQYIGGIEHAILHLLYARFFHKLMRDEGLVSSDEPFKNLLTQGMVLASSWFSADESGKQTWYSPLDVEPITDEKGGVIKGKLKSNGMEVQYGGVIKMSKSKNNGIDPQTLIDQYGADTLRLYIMFAAPPEQTLEWSDSAVEGASRYLNRVWRLVQGFSAQGSVPAAQSSEGLDKVQKALRLKVHSTLQKVTDDMGRRLNFNTAIAATMELLNELTKFQDDSALGKAVMQEALELLVLMLSPMAPHIAQSLWIALGKEGLVVQQAWPKLDESALVKDEIEIMVQVNGKLRGKIEVAADADKAMILAMAKACEGAAKYIDGFEIVKEIVVPGRLVNIVVKG; this is encoded by the coding sequence ATGACGCCAGAAATGCAACACGAATATCAACCACAATCCATTGAAGCCGCCATTCAAAAAGTTTGGGAGCAAGAGCAGGTATTTGCTGCTCAAGAAGATGCCAGCAAAGAAAAGTTTTACTGCTTGTCGATGTTTCCTTACCCCAGCGGTAAATTGCACATGGGGCATGTGCGCAACTACACCATCGGTGATGTGATTGCACGCTTTCAGCGTATGCAGGGTAAAAATGTGTTGCAGCCTATGGGTTGGGATGCGTTTGGTTTGCCCGCCGAAAACGCTGCCATGCAACACCAAGTGGCACCGGCTAAGTGGACTTATGAAAACATAGACTATATGCGCAATCAGCTTAAATCTTTGGGCTTGGGGTACGATTGGAACCGTGAAGTGGCGACTTGCCATCCGCAATATTACCGTTGGGAGCAATGGTTATTCACGCGTTTGATGCAAAAAGGCTTGGTGTATCGCAAGTTGTCGGTGGTGAATTGGGATCCGGTTGACCAAACGGTGTTGGCGAACGAGCAGGTGATTGACGGCAAGGGTTGGCGTTCGGGTGTGCCAGTTGAGCGCAAAGAGATTGCTCAGTGGTTTTTGCGCATTACCGATTATGCAGAAGAATTGATTAATGATTTAGACCAGTTAGAAGGTTGGCCTGAACAGGTTAAAACCATGCAGAAAAACTGGATTGGCAAATCGACTGGTTTGGAAATTCAGTTCCCCATTGCCTCAGGCTTAGATGCCCGCACTGAAAACCTAAAAGTCTATACCACTCGTCCTGATACCTTGATGGGGGTGACCTATGTTGCCATCGCTTCAGATCATCCGTGGTCACGCAAGGCGTCCATTAATAATGAGCCTTTAGCGCAATTTATTGAAGAATGCTCGCACATTTCAACGGCCGAAGCCGATGTTGAAACCATGGAGAAGAAAGGGGTGGATACCGGTATTCGCGTGAAGCACCCGATTACGGGTGAAGTGGTTCCCGTTTGGGCGGCCAACTTTGTGTTGATGGGCTATGGCACAGGTGCGGTCATGTCGGTGCCGGCGCATGACCAGCGCGATTATGAGTTTGCAAAAAAATATGGTTTAAACATCAAAGCGGTTATCGCGCCAAACGCTGATGAAATGGCAGATGTTTCAGAAGCGGCTTTTACGGAAAAAGGCATCTTGGTCAACTCTGGGCAGTTTGATGGTTTAGATTTTGCCCAAGCATTGGATGCGATGGCTGAGGCCTTAGGCGCATTAAACTTAGGCGAAAAACAAACCAATTACCGTTTGCGGGATTGGGGTGTGTCGCGTCAGCGTTATTGGGGTTGCCCAATTCCGGTGATTTATTGCCCAGCTTGTGGTGCGTTACCCGTGCCAGAAAAAGATTTGCCAGTGTATTTACCCGAAGATGTGGTGCCAGATGGTGCGGGTTCGCCTTTGGCTAAACTCGACAGTTTTAAAAAATGTAATTGTCCGCAATGTGGCGGCCCAGCCAATCGTGAAACCGATACCTTTGACACCTTCTTTGAATCGTCTTGGTATCACGCACGCTACACCTCGCGCAACAGCACAGATGGTATGTTAGATAAAGCAGCGGCCGATCATTGGTTGCCAGTTGACCAATACATCGGTGGGATTGAGCACGCTATTTTGCATTTATTGTATGCGCGTTTCTTCCACAAGTTGATGCGCGATGAAGGCTTGGTGTCTTCTGATGAGCCGTTTAAAAACTTGTTGACTCAGGGCATGGTGTTGGCCAGTAGTTGGTTTAGTGCCGACGAAAGTGGCAAACAAACTTGGTATTCACCGTTAGATGTAGAACCGATCACCGATGAAAAAGGCGGCGTAATAAAAGGCAAGCTCAAGTCAAATGGCATGGAAGTGCAGTATGGTGGTGTGATTAAAATGTCGAAGTCAAAGAATAACGGCATCGATCCCCAAACCCTAATTGACCAATATGGCGCAGACACCTTGCGCTTGTATATTATGTTTGCCGCACCGCCAGAACAAACTTTGGAATGGTCGGATTCAGCCGTGGAAGGCGCATCGCGTTATTTAAATCGCGTATGGCGTTTGGTGCAAGGCTTTAGCGCTCAAGGAAGCGTGCCCGCTGCGCAAAGCAGTGAAGGTTTAGATAAGGTGCAAAAGGCCTTGCGTTTAAAAGTGCACAGCACTTTGCAAAAGGTGACTGATGATATGGGGCGTCGCCTCAACTTTAACACCGCGATCGCCGCCACCATGGAGTTGCTCAATGAACTCACCAAATTCCAAGATGACTCGGCTTTAGGCAAAGCCGTCATGCAAGAAGCGCTTGAGCTGTTGGTGTTGATGTTGTCACCCATGGCACCGCACATTGCCCAAAGCTTATGGATTGCTTTAGGCAAAGAAGGCTTGGTGGTTCAGCAAGCTTGGCCTAAGCTAGATGAAAGCGCCTTGGTGAAAGATGAAATTGAAATCATGGTGCAGGTCAATGGCAAATTGCGCGGCAAAATAGAAGTGGCAGCCGATGCGGATAAAGCCATGATTTTAGCAATGGCAAAAGCCTGTGAAGGTGCCGCTAAATATATTGATGGATTTGAAATCGTCAAAGAAATTGTGGTGCCAGGTCGTTTAGTTAATATCGTGGTAAAAGGGTAA
- a CDS encoding zinc ribbon-containing protein encodes MSEDNKMLEAYRHLLETAKEAAFKAEQATWETLGKAIDQAEQTVAALAALTDQEIQQVQQDLKMDLTQVAVVLDDFEEDASAFAQMEWHALENYLTQKTAEMADPTDMMILRMRLMAALNHADHPKQ; translated from the coding sequence ATGTCAGAAGACAATAAAATGCTGGAAGCTTATCGTCATTTATTAGAAACCGCCAAAGAAGCGGCGTTTAAAGCAGAACAGGCAACCTGGGAAACCTTAGGAAAAGCCATTGACCAAGCCGAACAAACGGTTGCCGCTTTGGCGGCTTTAACCGACCAAGAAATTCAACAGGTTCAACAAGACTTAAAAATGGACTTAACCCAAGTGGCGGTGGTGTTGGATGATTTTGAAGAAGATGCCAGTGCCTTTGCGCAAATGGAATGGCACGCACTGGAAAACTACCTCACTCAAAAAACCGCTGAAATGGCAGACCCAACCGACATGATGATTTTAAGAATGCGCTTAATGGCGGCATTAAATCACGCCGACCACCCTAAGCAATAA
- the miaB gene encoding tRNA (N6-isopentenyl adenosine(37)-C2)-methylthiotransferase MiaB, giving the protein MSNATPFTGGVLIKTYGCQMNEYDSDRMAKLLEKTYGLKLVETPEEASVLILNTCSVREKAQEKVFGELGRWKEWKDAAPDRLVAVGGCVASQEGETIRKRAKIVDVIFGPQTLHRLPAMMEQALKERAEYDEQREVHKRVRRKAVIDISFPEIEKFDNLPAPESNGVSAFVSVMEGCSKYCTFCVVPYTRGEEFSRPFADCMAEIEALAAQGVREVNLLGQNVNAYQGVMPDGEIADLAVLIHAVAAVEGIDRIRFTTSHPMEMTQSLIDCYAEVPELVSHLHLPIQSGSDRILALMKRNHMAIEYKAIIRKIRKIRPELSLSGDFIIGFPGETCDDFKETLALVEELKYDRSFSFIYSQRPGTPAASLPDDVDLDKKKRRLNALQALLNDQTQAISDAMIGSTQRILVERLSRQNFNEMAGRTENNRVVNFDGSPDLIGQFVDVEITGAGVNSLKGILVATPEADRFKQRQYYAL; this is encoded by the coding sequence ATGTCAAACGCAACTCCTTTTACTGGTGGTGTTCTTATCAAAACCTATGGTTGCCAAATGAACGAATATGATTCGGATCGTATGGCCAAACTGTTAGAAAAAACCTATGGTTTAAAGTTAGTTGAAACGCCTGAAGAAGCCAGTGTGTTGATTTTAAATACCTGTTCGGTGCGCGAGAAGGCTCAAGAAAAAGTGTTTGGTGAGCTGGGGCGTTGGAAAGAATGGAAAGACGCCGCGCCAGATCGTTTGGTGGCAGTGGGTGGTTGTGTGGCCTCGCAAGAGGGTGAAACCATTCGTAAGCGCGCTAAGATTGTGGATGTGATTTTTGGCCCCCAAACCTTACACCGTTTGCCAGCGATGATGGAGCAAGCGCTTAAAGAACGCGCTGAATATGATGAACAAAGAGAAGTTCACAAACGCGTGCGCCGCAAAGCGGTGATTGACATTTCTTTCCCAGAAATTGAAAAGTTTGATAACTTGCCGGCGCCAGAGTCCAATGGAGTTTCAGCATTTGTGTCGGTGATGGAAGGCTGTTCTAAGTATTGTACTTTCTGTGTGGTGCCCTATACGCGCGGCGAAGAATTCAGTCGCCCATTTGCCGATTGCATGGCTGAAATTGAAGCCTTAGCGGCGCAAGGCGTTCGTGAAGTGAATCTGCTTGGGCAAAATGTCAATGCCTATCAAGGTGTCATGCCAGATGGTGAAATTGCCGACCTAGCCGTGTTGATTCATGCAGTCGCCGCGGTTGAAGGCATTGATCGCATTCGTTTTACCACCTCGCATCCCATGGAAATGACGCAGAGTTTGATTGATTGCTATGCTGAAGTGCCAGAGTTGGTATCGCATTTACATTTACCCATTCAATCGGGATCGGACCGAATATTGGCACTGATGAAGCGTAATCACATGGCGATTGAATATAAAGCCATTATTCGTAAAATTCGAAAAATTAGACCCGAATTGAGTTTGTCTGGCGATTTTATTATTGGCTTCCCCGGCGAAACTTGTGATGACTTTAAAGAAACCTTGGCATTGGTTGAAGAGTTGAAGTACGACCGTTCGTTTAGTTTTATCTACAGTCAGCGCCCAGGAACGCCAGCCGCCAGCCTGCCGGATGATGTTGATTTGGATAAAAAGAAACGCCGTCTAAATGCTCTGCAAGCCTTATTAAATGATCAAACTCAAGCCATTTCGGATGCCATGATTGGTTCAACGCAGCGTATATTGGTTGAAAGATTGTCGCGCCAAAACTTCAACGAAATGGCGGGTAGAACAGAAAATAATCGCGTGGTTAATTTTGATGGCTCGCCTGACTTAATTGGTCAGTTTGTAGATGTTGAAATCACAGGTGCTGGCGTTAATTCACTCAAAGGGATTTTGGTGGCGACGCCAGAAGCAGATCGTTTCAAACAACGCCAATATTATGCTTTGTAA
- a CDS encoding HlyC/CorC family transporter, whose translation MSADSPRTWLDKLTHLFSGEQVDHLTQLTEILNASKEKNLIDADAVFMIEGVLGVSEMRVRDAMIPRSQMVCVDESEDLQSILDELLESSHSRYPVLADDGSVKGVLLTKDVLRAVVKHNLSEKAQLEELYRPPVLVPESKRLNVLLREFKASRNHMALVVDEYGELAGLITIEDVLEEIVGDIVDEHDDEESDHIQKHFQGGYSVDAVTFLEDFNAFFKTDIQNEQLETIGGVVTQFLGHIPAEGETFEMEGLSFEVLKSDGRRVDSFKVQFALMTEISA comes from the coding sequence ATGAGCGCAGACAGTCCTAGGACATGGTTAGATAAATTAACCCATTTATTTAGTGGAGAACAGGTGGATCACCTGACCCAATTGACTGAAATATTAAACGCCTCGAAAGAGAAAAATCTGATTGATGCCGATGCCGTTTTTATGATTGAAGGGGTTTTAGGCGTTAGTGAGATGCGCGTTAGAGATGCGATGATTCCTCGCAGCCAGATGGTGTGTGTGGATGAGTCGGAAGACTTGCAATCCATTCTGGATGAACTTTTAGAGTCATCCCATTCCCGCTACCCAGTGCTGGCCGATGATGGTTCAGTTAAGGGGGTCTTGTTAACCAAAGATGTTTTGCGAGCGGTTGTTAAACACAATTTATCTGAAAAAGCGCAATTAGAAGAGCTCTATCGTCCACCTGTTTTGGTGCCAGAAAGTAAACGCTTGAATGTGCTATTGCGCGAGTTTAAAGCCAGTCGCAATCACATGGCATTAGTAGTTGACGAATATGGTGAGTTAGCCGGTTTGATCACCATTGAAGATGTTCTAGAAGAAATCGTGGGCGATATCGTGGATGAGCACGATGATGAGGAATCTGATCACATTCAAAAGCATTTTCAAGGCGGTTATTCGGTAGATGCCGTTACATTTCTAGAAGACTTTAATGCTTTCTTTAAAACAGATATTCAAAACGAACAGCTCGAAACCATTGGTGGCGTGGTAACGCAGTTTTTGGGGCATATTCCTGCCGAAGGCGAAACCTTTGAAATGGAAGGTTTGAGTTTTGAGGTTTTAAAATCAGATGGTCGCCGTGTGGATTCTTTTAAAGTGCAGTTTGCGCTGATGACCGAAATTTCAGCATGA
- the holA gene encoding DNA polymerase III subunit delta has translation MIVAPAFIKQLQAAQLTMPPIVLIYGEEPLLIRQSLDAFRAFAKNQDYLQRDTYEVDAKFDWQSLEMDTQAGSLFAERRLIELSMPSGAPGKVGGDFIQKWAQLRHDSPPEIVLVILCEKLDGKQTKSKWVQVIEQTGLVVQSRPIELKALPAWCQQRALSVGLSLDLEAANVLAERVEGNLLAADQEMEKLSLLFAQGTQLQVQDILNNVADQAHYQLFALSTAALTGQTAYALQILNRLKQEGLEAPIILWLLAKEVRTLVQLCELQQKVSLAQAYKQLFIWNSKQAEYSQALRRQSLQGWQELLRLCTQADFEIKGIRKGDAWLSLNDLVVKMAQ, from the coding sequence ATGATTGTTGCCCCAGCCTTTATTAAACAACTGCAAGCCGCTCAGCTGACTATGCCGCCGATAGTGCTGATTTATGGTGAAGAGCCGCTTTTGATTCGCCAGTCGTTAGATGCGTTCCGTGCGTTTGCTAAAAACCAAGATTATTTGCAGCGTGACACCTATGAAGTCGATGCCAAATTTGATTGGCAATCGCTTGAAATGGATACCCAAGCCGGTTCTTTATTTGCCGAACGCCGTTTGATTGAATTGTCGATGCCCAGCGGTGCACCTGGAAAAGTCGGGGGCGATTTCATTCAAAAGTGGGCGCAGTTGCGGCATGATTCACCACCTGAAATTGTGCTGGTGATTTTGTGCGAAAAGTTGGATGGCAAACAAACCAAAAGCAAATGGGTGCAGGTGATTGAGCAAACCGGTTTGGTGGTGCAATCTCGACCTATTGAATTGAAAGCCTTGCCTGCCTGGTGTCAGCAACGCGCTCTGAGCGTGGGACTGAGTTTGGATTTGGAAGCCGCGAACGTTTTGGCGGAACGGGTTGAAGGCAACTTATTAGCCGCAGACCAAGAAATGGAAAAACTCAGCTTGTTGTTTGCGCAAGGCACGCAACTGCAGGTGCAAGACATTTTAAATAATGTTGCCGACCAAGCGCATTATCAGTTATTTGCACTCAGCACCGCCGCCCTCACTGGGCAAACCGCCTATGCGTTGCAAATTCTAAATCGCCTTAAACAAGAAGGTTTAGAGGCGCCAATTATTTTGTGGTTGTTGGCCAAAGAAGTGCGCACCCTAGTGCAACTGTGCGAGTTACAGCAAAAAGTCAGTTTGGCACAGGCATACAAACAGTTATTTATTTGGAACAGCAAGCAAGCGGAATATTCCCAAGCATTGCGGCGTCAGTCGTTGCAGGGCTGGCAAGAACTCTTGCGCTTATGCACCCAAGCCGATTTTGAAATTAAGGGCATTCGTAAAGGCGATGCTTGGCTCAGTTTAAATGATTTAGTGGTAAAGATGGCTCAGTAG
- the lnt gene encoding apolipoprotein N-acyltransferase: protein MKNFFRYVLAVFKPEKKVLITFLLGALSVTAFAPFHFAPAAVASLVGLFWFWSQATSRLEGFKLGLWFGLGQFGFGVSWLISSIYLYAEVPLVLAVLATFIFILFLSLYVGFAGWVAAYFSKSERPYFNALLVFPLAWVSFEWLRGSLFGGFPFLLMGNSHLDTWLDGYAPIFGVLGVSWAIALTASALLLIVTQKAWVGASSLLALVWLSASGLQKIEWVTPVGPPARVALVQGNIPQEQKWQAKALLPSLKTYVGLTKQHMDADIIVWPETAVASYFDVVEKGALHSFIKDAKLLETDILMGVITRNADKTQYYNAIVNAHNPEQVYQKSHLVPFSEFFPFSSVLSALSKLFNVPFSEFTPGDAMQKPMQLGAFKVGLSVCYEMSFGEELAEQLQDAQFLVTVSNDAWFAHTFEPAQQLQEVQMRALELGREIARSTNTGFTAIVDVKGRIKQEIPAYKTGVLKGEVQPYEGTTPFVYWQQMPLLFLFCVLYGFLLAPRFILKRPS from the coding sequence ATGAAAAACTTCTTTCGTTATGTCTTAGCGGTTTTTAAACCCGAAAAGAAAGTCTTAATCACCTTTTTACTGGGCGCGCTGTCAGTCACAGCGTTTGCGCCATTTCATTTTGCCCCAGCCGCAGTGGCGTCCTTGGTCGGCTTATTTTGGTTTTGGTCACAAGCGACCAGTCGTCTTGAAGGCTTTAAGCTGGGGCTTTGGTTTGGATTAGGGCAGTTTGGCTTTGGTGTGAGCTGGCTGATTTCAAGTATTTATCTGTATGCCGAAGTGCCTTTGGTTTTAGCGGTCTTGGCCACGTTTATTTTCATTTTGTTTTTGTCACTTTATGTTGGTTTCGCGGGTTGGGTGGCTGCTTATTTCTCAAAGTCTGAACGCCCATATTTTAATGCGTTGCTGGTATTTCCCTTGGCTTGGGTTTCATTTGAATGGTTGCGTGGCAGTCTATTTGGTGGCTTTCCTTTTTTACTCATGGGGAATTCCCATTTAGACACTTGGCTAGATGGCTATGCGCCGATTTTTGGCGTATTGGGCGTGAGTTGGGCCATCGCCTTAACCGCTTCAGCTTTGTTGTTGATCGTTACCCAAAAAGCCTGGGTCGGTGCGAGCAGCCTTTTGGCCCTAGTGTGGTTGAGTGCTTCTGGACTACAAAAGATTGAATGGGTGACGCCGGTAGGCCCGCCAGCCAGAGTGGCGTTGGTGCAGGGCAATATTCCACAAGAACAAAAATGGCAAGCCAAGGCTTTGTTGCCCTCTTTGAAAACCTATGTGGGTTTAACCAAACAGCACATGGATGCGGATATCATCGTTTGGCCAGAAACTGCCGTAGCCTCCTATTTTGATGTGGTAGAAAAGGGCGCATTACATTCTTTTATTAAGGATGCCAAACTTCTAGAAACCGACATTTTGATGGGGGTGATTACCCGTAATGCTGATAAAACGCAATATTACAATGCCATAGTCAATGCGCATAATCCTGAGCAGGTTTATCAAAAGTCTCACCTGGTGCCTTTTAGTGAGTTTTTTCCGTTTTCATCCGTGTTGTCTGCGTTAAGCAAATTGTTTAATGTGCCGTTTTCAGAATTCACCCCTGGCGATGCCATGCAAAAGCCCATGCAATTGGGGGCTTTTAAAGTGGGGTTGTCGGTTTGTTATGAAATGTCGTTTGGTGAAGAGCTGGCTGAGCAACTTCAAGATGCGCAATTTTTAGTGACCGTGAGTAATGATGCTTGGTTTGCCCATACTTTTGAGCCAGCACAACAATTGCAAGAAGTGCAAATGCGTGCCTTAGAATTGGGTCGAGAAATCGCTCGTAGCACCAATACCGGTTTTACCGCGATTGTTGATGTGAAAGGCCGAATCAAACAAGAAATACCCGCTTATAAAACCGGTGTACTTAAAGGTGAAGTACAACCTTATGAAGGCACAACACCTTTTGTCTATTGGCAGCAAATGCCGTTGCTATTTTTGTTTTGTGTGCTGTATGGCTTTTTGCTCGCACCAAGATTTATCTTAAAGCGCCCCAGCTGA